One window of Acropora palmata chromosome 1, jaAcrPala1.3, whole genome shotgun sequence genomic DNA carries:
- the LOC141897546 gene encoding uncharacterized protein LOC141897546, with protein MAVFGGDYECLWADVGANGRASDGGVWQRSDLKSLLSSEANPLNLPDARPLPGRVMPVPYVLTGDDAFTLTAYLLKPYPQSKMTVEERIFNYRLSRMRRISENGFGILVRRWRIFCTPMLLEPGKVKHLVLAAPTLHNLLRSDMPSTLVDSEDAGTGDVTPGTWRTLTPVWEDFNPQCSNNYGIRAKPIRNEFKKYFNNESGVPWQWRQCGVV; from the exons ATGGCTGTCTTTGGGGGTGACTATGAATGCCTTTGGGCAGATGTGGGGGCCAATGGGCGTGCATCAGATGGTGGTGTATGGCAAAGAagtgatctcaaaagcttacTTAGTTCTGAAGCTAATCCACTGAACCTACCAGATGCTAGACCACTCCCTGGCAGGGTCATGCCTGTACCATATGTGCTAACTGGGGATGATGCCTTTACCTTAACAGCCTATCTCTTGAAGCCATATCCTCAAAGTAAGATGACAGTTGAGGAGAGGATTTTTAATTACAGGTTATCTCGGATGAGAAGGATTTCAGAAAATGGATTTGGAATCCTTGTTAGAAGATGGAGAATCTTTTGTACCCCAATGTTACTTGAGCCTGGAAAAGTGAAGCACTTAGTCTTGGCAGCACCTACCCTCCATAATCTACTAAG GTCTGATATGCCAAGCACCCTTGTTGACTCAGAAGACGCAGGCACTGGTGATGTAACACCTGGCACATGGAGAACTCTTACTCCAGTATGGGAGGACTTTAACCCCCAGTGCAGCAATAATTATGGGATCAGAGCAAAGCCGATAAGAAATGAGTTCAAGAAGTACTTTAATAATGAGAGTGGTGTGCCCTGGCAATGGCGACAGTGTGGCGTTGTTTGA